A genome region from Plasmodium vivax chromosome 11, whole genome shotgun sequence includes the following:
- a CDS encoding enoyl-acyl carrier protein reductase (encoded by transcript PVX_113890A; Apicoplast targeted protein. Curated by Stuart Ralph, Walter and Eliza Hall Institute of Medical Research, Australia.), whose protein sequence is MMMHVRRVVQLATLLLYIASVSAMLRSALKGGGQPKWEIERRGNSREMQFITSKAIKGVAHKRKISQHSSPAEHMVSEQSGQAEGINGKGEPLGDICFIAGVGDTNGYGWGIAKELSKKNVKIILGVWPPVYNIFMKNLQSGKFDSDMIIGEGKKMELLDILPFDAAFDSASDVDEETRKNKRYASLDSYSIEEVANLVYKKYGKINMLVHSLANGREVERSLLETSRGGYLDALSKSSYSLIALCKHFCKIMHPQSSVISLSYYASQKVVPGYGGGMSSAKAALESDTRTLAYHLGRKHKIRVNTISAGPLKSRAATAIKKATPQSGGNEGEKKNLAFIDYAIDYSEKYAPLQQKLYSTDVGAVAAFLLSKESRAVTGQTIYVDNGLNIMFGPDDLFQGGAA, encoded by the coding sequence ATGATGATGCACGTGAGAAGAGTGGTCCAGTTGGCGACCCTACTGCTGTACATCGCCTCTGTCAGCGCGATGCTGAGGAGTGCCTTGAAGGGGGGCGGACAACCCAAGTGGGAAATCGAAAGGAGAGGGAACTCCCGGGAAATGCAGTTCATTACCAGCAAAGCAATAAAGGGGGTAGCTCATAAGAGGAAAATCTCACAACATTCATCCCCTGCAGAACACATGGTGAGTGAGCAAAGTGGGCAAGCGGAAGGGATAAATGGAAAGGGAGAACCCCTTGGAGACATCTGCTTCATCGCGGGAGTGGGAGACACCAATGGATACGGGTGGGGAATCGCAAAAGaattgagcaaaaaaaatgtaaaaataattctagGCGTATGGCCACCAGTGTATAACATTTTCATGAAGAACCTCCAAAGTGGCAAATTTGATAGCGACATGATAATTggagaaggtaaaaaaatggagcttCTAGACATCCTCCCCTTCGACGCCGCGTTTGATTCTGCCAGCGATGTAGACGAGGAAACgaggaagaacaaaagaTACGCCAGCTTAGATAGCTATTCCATTGAGGAGGTTGCCAATTtggtatataaaaaatatggaaagATAAACATGCTAGTTCATTCACTGGCTAATGGGAGAGAAGTGGAGAGGAGTCTACTTGAGACCAGTCGAGGTGGCTATCTGGACGCCCTCAGCAAAAGCTCCTATTCTCTCATAGCCCTATGCAAACATTTCTGCAAAATTATGCACCCCCAATCGAGTGTAATATCCTTGAGTTACTACGCTAGTCAGAAGGTGGTGCCTGGGTATGGGGGAGGCATGTCAAGTGCTAAGGCAGCCTTGGAGTCCGACACGAGAACTTTAGCCTACCACCTGGGGAGAAAACACAAAATTAGGGTTAATACCATCAGCGCGGGGCCACTCAAATCCAGGGCTGCAACTGCCATCAAGAAAGCCACTCCCCAATCCGGGGGaaacgaaggggaaaagaaaaacttgGCGTTTATAGATTACGCCATTGATTACTCAGAAAAATATGCGCCTCTTCAGCAGAAGCTTTATTCCACGGACGTCGGGGCCGTGGCCGCCTTTTTGCTGTCCAAGGAGAGTAGGGCGGTCACTGGCCAGACCATCTACGTGGACAACGGGCTCAACATCATGTTCGGCCCCGATGACTTGTTTCAGGGAGGGGCGGCCTAG
- a CDS encoding endonuclease III homologue, putative (encoded by transcript PVX_113875A): MNRTSKYFPKERGRKVSIRYEGEPNGSSIRRVGGEEHRLKTKREATKGETSPHFVKGEYPDGEGKLLPVGGGTQNGQKERLGRQANQNGKRGTKRVPVQKHQLRKVDSELRRKLVKVMGGSAPGEGAARLDGRVADGCGSDQGDGPADNHSDDHTANHADNHTANHADDHPANRADNNASPAGGKLGHFLRTYERISQMRRHIVAPVDKYGCHMLSDKRESEKVYRFQTLVSCMLSTRTRDESTAMAMQKLKAHGLTIHNMLKTPEEELQKLIQAVGFYKIKAKQIIQISQILRDQYDYDIPHTLEGLLKLPGIGQKVAHLILQTALDTHEGIAVDIHVHRISNRLNWVCTKNESATQSKLESFVPRTLWSELNKTLVGFGQVVCKAKSPHCNMCAVTDGCKYYQDTRGGKPALGAE; the protein is encoded by the coding sequence ATGAACCGAACGTCTAAGTACTTCCCCAaggagagggggaggaaggtgTCGATACGGTACGAAGGTGAGCCGAATGGAAGTAGCATCAGGCGGGTGGGGGGAGAGGAGCATCGCTTGAAAACAAAGCGGGAGGCCACTAAGGGGGAGACAAGTCCTCATTTTGTGAAGGGAGAATATCCCGATGGGGAAGGGAAGCTCCTCCCTGTAGGGGGAGGCACTCAAAATGGTCAAAAGGAGCGACTAGGTAGGCAGGCCAACCAGAATGGCAAACGAGGCACCAAGCGAGTGCCCGTACAGAAGCACCAATTGAGGAAGGTTGACAGTGAGCTTAGGAGGAAGCTGGTTAAGGTGATGGGGGGGTCTGCTCCCGGTGAGGGTGCGGCGAGGTTGGACGGGCGAGTTGCTGATGGGTGCGGCTCTGACCAGGGTGACGGCCCAGCAGATAACCACTCAGATGACCACACCGCTAATCACGCAGATAACCACACCGCTAACCACGCAGATGACCACCCCGCTAATCGCGCAGATAACAATGCCTCCCCCGCCGGGGGGAAGCTGGGGCACTTCCTCCGGACGTACGAAAGGATCAGCCAAATGCGCAGGCACATCGTGGCGCCGGTGGACAAGTACGGTTGCCATATGCTGAGcgacaaaagggaaagcgaAAAGGTCTATCGATTCCAAACCCTAGTCTCGTGCATGCTTTCCACACGGACGAGGGATGAGAGCACCGCCATGGCGATGCAGAAATTGAAGGCACACGGACTCACCATACACAACATGCTAAAGACACCCGAGGAGGAATTACAGAAATTAATACAAGCCGTAGGTTTCTACAAAATTAAAGCTAAACAGATCATTCAGATTAGCCAGATTCTGAGAGACCAATACGATTATGACATTCCACACACACTGGAGGGGCTACTAAAGCTGCCGGGCATAGGGCAGAAGGTGGCTCACCTCATTTTACAGACTGCCCTTGATACACATGAGGGGATAGCTGTAGACATACACGTGCATAGGATTTCTAACCGGCTGAATTGGGTATGCACGAAGAACGAGTCGGCTACTCAATCCAAGCTGGAGAGCTTTGTGCCGAGGACCCTCTGGTCTGAATTAAACAAAACCCTGGTTGGGTTTGGGCAGGTCGTGTGCAAGGCGAAGAGTCCCCATTGCAACATGTGCGCTGTGACGGACGGCTGTAAGTACTACCAGGACacccggggggggaaaccgGCCCTCGGCGCGGAGTGA
- a CDS encoding hypothetical protein, conserved (encoded by transcript PVX_113885A): MSGMEKTKKKKKNSSNSQRNKREETAATIFKVPRYIPQDDVDGGEFYAKGKDEALKKEDGLPRGDQTGTPRVGDPAQGGEEKSSHQVEADLHSDLDLEATEKVWFSNLLRKKGEQHSGEGHTQGGSAPFSGGKPKSEEEEEEDRTEDDEEDEIVINADAIFKNIYPFFKTEEDPNYFKYKKQLQKIVKNKS, translated from the coding sequence ATGAGCGGCATGGAGAAGaccaagaagaagaaaaagaacagCAGCAACAGCCAAAGGAACAAACGCGAGGAAACCGCCGCGACCATTTTTAAAGTCCCCCGTTACATCCCCCAGGACGACGTAGATGGCGGCGAATTCTACGCCAAGGGGAAAGATGAGGCACTGAAAAAAGAGGATGGCCTGCCCAGAGGTGACCAAACAGGCACCCCACGAGTTGGTGACCCTGcccaggggggagaagaaaaatccAGCCACCAAGTGGAAGCAGACCTCCACTCCGACCTCGACTTAGAAGCAACTGAAAAGGTATGGTTTTCCAATTTgttgcgcaaaaagggggagcaacaCTCCGGGGAGGGGCATACACAGGGCGGGTCAGCTCCCTTCTCGGGAGGAAAACCCAAatcggaggaggaggaagaagaagaccgCACGGAAGATGACGAGGAAGACGAAATTGTTATTAATGCCGatgctatttttaaaaatatttatcccttttttaaaacggaGGAGGACCCAAATTATTTCAAGTACAAAAAGCAGCTGcagaaaattgtaaaaaataagtcGTGA
- a CDS encoding hypothetical protein, conserved (encoded by transcript PVX_113895A) encodes MSTANHFQNYVTHTLGEGVTEESTPTVRVNASPIPAHGMKADSQFKTLIEHLHILKFKLEKEKKMHKRKKKGLPKGEGARQEDKTNAKGAHSRVQFESGNPQKREERTSSTLMRRDDGLAADDPDAPDDPADPADPEGESSCPIPQLIQTIEIYKHRNAEQQREKVLLIEKYERVLRKIRKRHIHQIGQIKNNVLLDVDFLIQKYRNVSLELLQIGRKKEKEKREENRKMTEMCVAACRRFEADVKESAKTAMQAQQAEVAKAIGDAKKENAALKKKISELKNQMEEDKRKAGSIEVKALQNRLREQCTVNDELRSAISRERKEHEMSLMDLYSKVDLQIKTYEENIVKVFHDILLRNKINMGVDELSRCIQVTMDAHYGQGKLPAD; translated from the exons ATGTCAACTGCTAACCACTTCCAGAACTACGTAACGCATACCCTTGGGGAGGGTGTCACTGAGGAAAGCACCCCCACTGTGCGGGTTAATGCCAGCCCAATTCCTGCGCACGGCATGAAAGCAGACTCTCAG TTTAAAACACTGATTGAGCACCTGCACATCCTCAAGTTCAAgctggaaaaggagaaaaaaatgcacaagcggaaaaagaagggtctaccaaagggggagggggcgcgCCAGGAAGACAAAACAAACGCGAAAGGGGCACATAGTAGGGTCCAATTCGAAAGTGGCAATCCGCAGAAGAGGGAGGAACGGACCAGTAGCACGTTAATGAGGAG GGACGATGGCCTTGCCGCGGATGACCCGGATGCCCCAGATGACCCAGCTGACCCAGCTGACCCAGAGGGGGAAAGTTCGTGCCCCATTCCGCAG CTAATCCAGACCATCGAAATTTACAAACACAGAAATGCAGAACAGCAACGCGAAAAAGTCCTCCTGATTGAGAAATACGAACGTGTCCTGAGGAAAATCAGAAAAAGGCACATCCACCAAATTggacaaattaaaaataacgtCCTCCTCGATGttgattttttaattca AAAGTACAGGAATGTATCCcttgaactgctgcaaattggtcggaagaaggagaaggagaaaagggaGGAGAACAGGAAGATGACCGAAATGTGCGTAGCCGCTTGCAGGAGGTTTGAAGCGGATGTGAAGGAGAGCGCGAAG ACCGCCATGCAGGCACAACAGGCCGAAGTGGCCAAAGCAATCGGTGACGCCAAGAAGGAAAACGCAGccttgaagaaaaaaat ATCAGAGCTGAAGAACCAAATGGAAGAGGACAAACGTAAGGCGGGGAGCATCGAAGTGAAGGCGCTGCAGAATCGACTAAGGGAACAGTGCACAGTGAATGATGAGCTGAGAAGCGCCATTTCGCGAGAGAGGAAAGAACACGAGATGAGTCTTATGGACCTGTACTCGAAG GTCGatttgcaaataaaaacttaCGAGGAAAACATCGTGAAGGTATTCCACGACATCCTTCTGCGGAACAAAATCAACATGGGGGTGGACGAGTTGTCTCGCTGCATCCAAGTGACGATGGACGCGCACTACGGGCAGGGCAAACTCCCCGCCGACTGA
- a CDS encoding hypothetical protein, conserved (encoded by transcript PVX_113880A; Apicoplast targeted protein. Curated by Stuart Ralph, Walter and Eliza Hall Institute of Medical Research, Australia.) codes for MNKGNLFKDETEKAIVHFIVYLIGILLVLCVYYNYIILKYYFYSLFWAFIVSIPLQHVKVKLSETKRRAASITQGSTSSKCKRKLHRFAKNVKKELDIYLYMLLLLIKPIYNRGEKGGKKENPTNHLETYEQRNASEIYFLVLHRLILFYILREFFFKYKEFLLTIGGFIFFFFFFYKVIKAIWIGYFYPLSRKYYAKWCRQFSFDYAYFCRHYMNDLLTVLIIIFAIIIFSAISILFIVNIYGESLYIIHSINGYLSANFRNTALFKNFRKFYRKPGKSDIEDLYELVSLNKVPFLSNKTLASISGHLKRAFDIYQHVYAHTFLKNGARQISACCLPLLLGRLALLVAGPDLTSIKRYYTLHFLEQKKDQKIGLPRYGEECSVEACLNEVDDSRASFSFKRLLRSLSQYIFLFSNRARDSTDEEISTSVYYSGDGRGSGAARRVVFKTIFGSSPGGSSEAYQRCSAQWGEHCLGGGRSDEGSEQHIVQSGGWIGEGGGRHTAQPDGRSRERSGQGATHLYDPQKEKNFKFKEFVGYLNSLFSSIKRIEDVGKLTKHLIFNNSYGLIKIMFFFLFIFFNFFMYTFDAIVQGIIFFTALYYLISSRKSALSYVNDILLVVDPSSIFFYNVTMNLKAIITCTLKRVYFYTLYIWLVFSFFEFPIIYVPTLGCIILSLIPIISPEIIILVIVVHLWVIQKRKVVSTVLFAINFFVYLYFTTSIYTEIPHTHAWLVSLSLFLSISTFGSKGLILGPLIGSIPLILHQIAIHKNRSAQGKKRKRRGRPGGTAPGTRSERGLSSSKEAQYAQYVEEAQYAQYVEEAQYAQYVEEAHGGLDAPGGEMPTPSVCQMERRKTQCRHMKISGEEPTGAAEVPPQIAQEVPPNGTPQTERRKTLLWKNKLSSLYKIIEINQRYIDSYERHERRNSCSQCMQNFTQQGSLTEEQHGPYQDLLHSEENKLALYIYKRDRGSKWERKTNHSYLPKRESKGRFKHHVACKRYKRLGSLCDNIQNNLSFFFKYLTSDS; via the exons ATGAATAAGGGGAACTTGTTCAAGGACGAGACGGAGAAGGCCATCGTCCACTTCATCGTGTACCTCATAG gcatTCTGCTCGTACTGTGCGTGTACTACAACTACATAATCCTCAAGTACTATTTTTACTCCCTGTTTTGGGCCTTCATCGTGTCGATCCCGCTGCAGCATGTGAAGGTGAAGCTGTCGGAG ACAAAGAGGAGGGCTGCCTCCATCACCCAGGGAAGCACCTCCAGTAAATGCAAAAGGAAGTTACACAGATTTGCGAAGAACGTGAAAAAGGAGCTGGACATTTATCTGTACATGCTCCTTCTCCTAATTAAGCCCATTTACAATAGaggggagaagggggggaaaaaggaaaacccaACGAACCACTTGGAGACGTACGAGCAGAGGAATGCCAGCGAAATTTACTTCCTCGTCTTGCACAGATTGatccttttttacattttaagggaattctttttcaaatataaaGAGTTTTTACTAACCATTGggggatttatttttttttttttttttttttataaagttaTAAAAGCTATATGGATTGGCTATTTTTATCCCCTGAGCAGGAAGTACTACGCGAAATGGTGCCGCCAGTTTTCTTTCGATTACGCCTACTTCTGCCGGCACTACATGAATGACCTCTTGACTGTGCTCATCATCATCTTCGCCATCATCATTTTCTCGGCCATCTCCATTCTGTTCATCGTTAATATTTACGGCGAGTCGCTCTACATCATACACTCGATCAACGGGTACCTCTCCGCCAACTTCCGCAAC ACCGCCCTCTTCAAGAACTTTCGAAAATTCTACCGCAAGCCGGGGAAGAGCGACATCGAGGACCTGTACGAGCTGGTGAGCCTGAACAAGGTCCCCTTCCTGAGCAACAAAACTCTGGCGTCCATTTCGGGCCACCTCAAGAGAGCATTCGACATATATCAGCACGTGTACGCACACACCTTTCTGAAGAACGGGGCGAGACAGATAAGTGCCTGCTGTTTGCCGCTACTCCTGGGCAGACTTGCCCTCCTCGTGGCAGGGCCAGACTTGACTAGCATCAAGAGGTATTATACTCTTCATTTCTTGGAACAGAAAAAGGATCAAAAAATTGGTTTGCCTAGATATGGGGAGGAGTGCTCCGTGGAGGCTTGCCTCAATGAGGTGGACGATTCTCGCGCGTCCTTCAGCTTCAAAAGGTTGTTGCGCTCCCTATCacagtacatttttttattttccaatcGGGCGAGGGATAGCACAGATGAGGAGATCTCCACGTCTGTTTACTACTCGGGGGATGGGAGAGGAAGCGGTGCTGCCAGACGCGTCGTTTTTAAGACCATTTTTGGGAgctccccgggggggagtTCCGAAGCTTATCAGCGGTGCAGCGCGCAATGGGGGGAACACTGCCTGGGGGGTGGGCGGAGCGACGAAGGAAGCGAGCAGCACATCGTTCAATCGGGCGGATGGATCGGCGAAGGAGGCGGGCGGCACACCGCTCAACCGGACGGACGGAGCCGCGAACGAAGCGGGCAAGGGGCAACCCACCTGTACGACCCccagaaggaaaaaaacttcaaGTTTAAGGAATTCGTTGGCTACCTGAACAGCCTGTTCTCCTCCATAAAAAGGATAGAAGACGTGGGAAAGCTCACAAAGCACCTAATATTTAACAACAGCTACGgactcataaaaataatgtttttttttctcttcattttttttaatttctttatgtacacatttgATGCGATAGTACAAGGGATCATCTTCTTCACCGCTctgtattatttaatttcgtCTAGGAAATCTGCCCTGAGTTATGTAAATGACATTTTGCTGGTGGTGGATCCCTCGAGCATCTTCTTCTACAACGTCACGATGAATTTGAAGGCCATCATTACGTGCACTTTGAAGAGGGTGTATTTCTACACGCTATACATTTGGCtagttttttccttttttgagtTTCCAATAATTTATGTGCCAACATTAGGGTGCATTATCCTGTCGCTCATTCCGATCATATCCCCCGAAATTATAATCCTTGTGATTGTCGTTCACCTTTGGGTTATTCAGAAGAGGAAGGTCGTTTCCACAGTGCTCTTTgccattaattttttcgtttatttgTACTTTACCACGAGCATATACACAGAGATTCCCCACACGCATGCGTGGCTGGTCTCCTTGTCGCTCTTCTTATCTATCAGCACCTTCGGATCCAAGGGCCTCATTTTGGGTCCCCTCATCGGCTCCATCCCCCTGATTTTGCACCAGATTGCCATCCACAAGAATAGGTCCgcccaggggaagaagcgcaagCGGAGGGGCCGCCCGGGGGGAACTGCGCCGGGTACACGCAGCGAACGGGGGTTGAGCAGCTCGAAAGAAGCGCAATACGCGCAATATGTGGAAGAAGCGCAATACGCGCAATATGTGGAAGAAGCGCAATACGCGCAATATGTGGAAGAAGCGCACGGAGGGCTGGACGCACCCGGCGGGGAGATGCCCACCCCAAGTGTGTGCCAAATGGAGCGCCGCAAAACGCAGTGCCGCCATATGAAGATCTCCGGGGAAGAACCTACCGGAGCTGCAGAGGTGCCGCCGCAAATCGCCCAGGAAGTCCCCCCCAATGGAACCCCCCAAACGGAACGAAGGAAAACCCTCTTgtggaaaaacaaactgaGCAGCCTCTACAAGATCATCGAAATTAACCAGCGTTACATCGACTCGTATGAAAGGCACGAGCGCAGAAACAGCTGCAGCCAGTGCATGCAGAATTTCACTCAACAGGGGTCCCTAACTGAGGAGCAGCATGGACCCTACCAGGACCTCCTACACTCAGAGGAGAACAAACTCGCCCTCTACATTTACAAGCGAGATAGAGGCAGcaaatgggaaagaaaaaccaaCCACAGTTACCTTCCCAAGAGGGAAAGCAAGGGTCGCTTTAAGCATCACGTTGCTTGCAAAAGGTATAAACGATTGGGCAGTCTCTGCGATAACATCCAGAACAacttaagtttttttttcaagtacTTAACGAGTGACTCCTAA
- a CDS encoding hypothetical protein, conserved (encoded by transcript PVX_113900A), translating to MAHLNLLVYLIMCPFNVRHMLDAPSFPFRLGSKAASGETFTYGATARENLGSYSPAHDELYMLELAKMYYKIVLTYKKDVRKGQEESYNLVVGSFGKEAKGEVSLQRVLITNDAVYLSYQDVQNERGIQVKIKRGEISSYLDLLSWDSCLYKLNSDDYNLMKSASDHSKPMVVSTYHIYMLLLVFSLCTYVEKSLLLEFPALKKCQVFLTLCLVYCPIISYLFFFYSHVSLLGVLLVYVFFCGLFRGVSCRRGGQHMGEQTGQHTGDWHTIRGNPQGDDTQEERRKCLVHMRLANLCITYICIFAVDFYFFPRQFSKSFFFGNTLMDLGVGGCITSSAYSLNSKKLHSANRKGHLIDWKHFILFFLGIARYIAVKLFNYNYSLTEYGMHWNFFLTLFFTLLTCNALLCLIRGVKRTFHLSCVLICLYEIIIWRLDITSYLVVDEAERSGFFSQNREGLMNVIGSVNLYLFSFSLWNGYVFPDEGQQWERGKAARRPDEAARTPGEGHGQRSPVRLTLKLLALSLLFHLLHLLLNYYRNYSVRILCNANYICVVSSVSLFAAALSYLVEKVLLREKTTTIPVLQQMNRHSLAVFLFCNVTMGTFNLLFQSLLFPLFFACLVLAAYSYGMLRFASLLPGPAQGEKGEKREKQQ from the coding sequence ATGGCGCATTTGAACCTCCTCGTCTACCTCATCATGTGCCCCTTCAATGTGAGGCACATGCTGGATGCGCCCAGCTTCCCATTCCGGTTAGGAAGCAAAGCAGCAAGTGGTGAAACCTTCACGTATGGAGCGACTGCAAGAGAGAACCTGGGGAGTTACTCTCCCGCACATGACGAGCTATACATGTTAGAGTTAGCCAAAATGTACTATAAAATTGTGTTAACATATAAGAAGGATGTTAGGAAAGGACAGGAGGAGAGTTACAACTTGGTGGTAGGCTCCTTTGGGAAGGAAGCCAAAGGGGAGGTCTCCCTCCAAAGAGTTCTCATCACAAATGATGCCGTGTACCTGTCGTACCAGGATGTGCAAAACGAACGTGGGATCCAAGTTAagataaaaaggggggaaatatctTCCTATTTAGACCTCCTATCGTGGGATTCTTGTTTGTATAAGCTTAACTCAGACgattataatttaatgaaGAGCGCATCGGATCATAGCAAGCCAATGGTGGTCAGCACATACCACATATACATGCTGCTGCTGGTGTTTTCTCTTTGCACTTACGTGGAGAAGAGCCTCCTGCTTGAATTCCCTGCGTTGAAAAAGTGCCAAGTATTTCTAACCCTATGTTTGGTGTACTGCCCGATAATcagttaccttttttttttttactcccaTGTGAGCCTACTTGGGGTGTTACTCGTCTATGTGTTTTTTTGCGGGCTCTTCAGGGGCGTCTcttgcagaaggggggggcagcacaTGGGGGAGCAAACGGGCCAACACACGGGCGATTGGCACACCATCCGCGGCAACCCACAAGGTGATGATACGCAAGAGGAGAGACGCAAGTGTTTGGTCCATATGAGGCTAGCCAACCTGTGCATCAcctacatatgcatattcgCTGTggacttttattttttcccaaggCAATTTTCcaagtcttttttttttggtaacaCTTTGATGGATTTAGGGGTGGGGGGGTGCATCACATCGAGCGCGTATTCTCTAAACAGTAAAAAGCTCCATTCTGCGAACCGCAAGGGACACCTAATCGATTGGaagcatttcattttatttttccttggAATAGCTAGATACATTGCAGTGAAGCTTTTCAATTATAATTACAGCTTAACTGAGTATGGGATGCactggaatttttttcttactctCTTTTTTACTCTCCTAACTTGTAACGCCCTACTCTGCTTGATAAGAGGGGTTAAACGCACCTTTCACCTGAGCTGCGTCCTCATCTGTTTGTATGAAATTATAATTTGGCGCCTGGACATTACGAGTTATTTAGTGGTTGACGAGGCAGAACGGAGCGGCTTTTTTTCGCAGAACAGAGAGGGCCTTATGAACGTCATCGGGTCCGTCAATTTGTACctcttttcgttttcgctATGGAATGGCTATGTGTTTCCGGATGAGGGGCAGCAGTGGGAGCGAGGAAAGGCGGCGCGAAGACCGGATGAGGCGGCGCGAACGCCGGGGGAGGGACATGGCCAGCGCTCCCCTGTCCGCCTCACCCTGAAGTTGCTTGCCCTGTCCCTCCTCTTCCACCTGCTGCACCTGCTGTTGAATTACTACCGAAATTACAGTGTGCGCATCCTTTGCAACGCGAACTACATATGTGTTGTCTCCTCCGTGAGTCTCTTCGCGGCTGCCCTGAGCTACCTCGTAGAGAAGGTACTCCTCCGCGAGAAGACCACCACCATCCCAGTTTTGCAACAAATGAACCGGCACTCCCTGGCAGTGTTCCTCTTTTGCAACGTAACAATGGGCACTTTCAACCTCCTCTTTCAGTCTCTCTTGTTTCCCCTATTTTTTGCGTGCCTCGTTTTGGCGGCGTACTCCTATGGCATGTTGCGCTTCGCCTCCCTGTTGCCCGGCCCCgcgcagggggagaagggagagaagcgggagaagcagcaaTAA